From a single Aminobacterium mobile DSM 12262 genomic region:
- a CDS encoding desulfoferrodoxin — MTKRLEVYKCDLCGNVVEVLHAGAGQLVCCNQPMKLLEEQTADASTEKHVPVIEGSKVKVGSVPHPMKPEHYIEWIEVISGDKIYRQFLNPGDAPEAEFHEITPELSREYCNIHGLWKAGK, encoded by the coding sequence ATGACGAAGAGGTTAGAAGTATATAAGTGTGATTTATGTGGCAATGTTGTGGAAGTACTTCACGCTGGAGCAGGGCAACTTGTTTGCTGCAATCAGCCGATGAAACTTCTAGAGGAACAAACAGCTGATGCTTCGACGGAGAAACATGTGCCAGTTATTGAAGGATCAAAAGTTAAGGTAGGAAGTGTTCCCCATCCTATGAAACCAGAGCATTACATTGAATGGATTGAAGTTATTTCAGGGGATAAAATTTACCGTCAATTCTTGAATCCAGGAGATGCTCCTGAAGCTGAATTTCATGAAATTACGCCAGAATTAAGCAGAGAATATTGCAATATACACGGACTATGGAAGGCAGGGAAATAA
- a CDS encoding efflux RND transporter permease subunit, translated as MNIAEYSIQKRYVTWFFTVFLIIGGVFAYKGLGKLEDPAFTIKTAVVTTAYPGATPKEVEEEVTEVIERAAQQMGQVDKVRSLSQEGVSLVYVDIKDTYTAKDLPQIWDELRRKINDVQEQLPPGTSRSLVNDDYGDVYGVYFALTGEGYSYRELEDFADYLRKELLLVPGVASVEVTGIQKEAIYVEISRTKLSQLGISMEELFQVLKAQNFVVPSGKVRAGAEYIRITPTGEFSSVEQVGALLLASSSRVLIRLDDIATVTRNYIEPTRAMMRYNGSPAVGIGISNVEGGNVIAMGEAIKKRLKELEPQTPIGMNLGLIYYQSDTVQKAINNFLLNLLEALGIVIAILLIFMGFRSGMLIGGVLLLTIFATFIAMKLVRIDLHSISLGALIVALGMLVDNAIVVADGLLVRIQSGEDRISSAVGVVTQTQWPLLGATFIAVIAFAPIGLSPDSTGEFCQSLFQVVGISLIISWVLAVTVTPVAGVRFLKTSAKAEIPYDTKLYRMYRRFLKACIRKRKVTILVMVCLLGSALIGFTFVDQSFFPSSTSPLFTVEFWRPRGAYIEETQRGVEKVEAFVLKQPETVSVASYVGQGALRFILTYTPSDSSDSYGHLIVEAKGLKSAESLRRKLENFMNIEMPDIDPRIRSFSKGTGGGAKIQARFTGGDPRVLRRLGEEAFYMMRNDPDSMNIRSDWGERVKVIRPVLDEVRTRQAGLTRQDVALALEMSFSGIQAGLYRERDKLLPIIARLPKADRARLGALPEVEVWSPLMRKYIALTQITKSIDTIAEDPVIYRRNRMRTFSVECDSRSGKTGLLFARIKPELENISLPLGYSLSWGGEYESSQKAQGGLMRMIPIAFLAMVAILIVLFNGFKQPIMILLCLPLSIIGVTAGLLLFHKSFDFMALLGFLSLAGMLIKNAIVLIDQIDLEIREGKEGFLAIVDSAMSRARPVLMAAMTTVLGMIPLYFDILFSALAVTIMFGLAFATALTLIIVPVLYSVFLKIPVFKDENVR; from the coding sequence ATGAATATTGCAGAATATTCAATTCAAAAGAGATACGTGACGTGGTTTTTTACAGTTTTTTTGATTATAGGTGGAGTTTTTGCCTATAAAGGGTTAGGAAAACTGGAAGATCCTGCCTTTACTATTAAGACAGCGGTAGTTACCACTGCTTACCCAGGAGCTACTCCAAAAGAAGTGGAGGAAGAGGTAACGGAAGTTATAGAACGGGCTGCTCAACAGATGGGACAAGTGGATAAGGTCCGGTCTCTTTCTCAGGAAGGCGTTTCTCTTGTGTATGTAGATATTAAAGATACGTATACAGCAAAAGATTTGCCTCAAATATGGGACGAGTTACGACGGAAAATAAATGATGTTCAAGAGCAGTTACCACCAGGAACAAGTCGTTCTTTAGTTAACGATGACTACGGAGATGTATATGGAGTTTATTTTGCCCTTACTGGCGAAGGATATTCTTACAGAGAACTTGAAGATTTTGCTGATTATTTGCGTAAGGAGTTGCTTCTTGTTCCTGGGGTTGCAAGTGTTGAAGTGACAGGCATACAAAAAGAGGCTATTTATGTAGAAATTTCCAGAACGAAACTTAGTCAGCTCGGTATCTCTATGGAAGAACTTTTTCAAGTTCTCAAAGCTCAGAATTTCGTGGTTCCATCGGGGAAAGTGAGAGCGGGAGCAGAGTATATTCGCATAACTCCAACTGGGGAGTTTTCTTCTGTCGAACAAGTAGGGGCGTTACTTCTTGCATCTTCCTCGAGGGTGCTGATCCGTTTAGATGACATAGCTACAGTTACTCGTAATTATATAGAGCCAACACGGGCAATGATGCGTTATAACGGAAGTCCTGCTGTTGGAATCGGTATCTCCAACGTAGAAGGTGGCAACGTTATTGCTATGGGAGAAGCCATAAAGAAGCGGCTCAAGGAACTAGAGCCGCAGACTCCTATCGGCATGAATTTAGGGCTTATTTACTACCAGTCGGATACAGTTCAGAAGGCAATTAATAACTTTTTATTAAATCTTCTGGAAGCTCTGGGTATAGTTATTGCCATATTACTTATATTTATGGGTTTCCGCAGTGGAATGCTTATTGGCGGGGTATTGTTGCTTACAATTTTTGCCACTTTTATTGCAATGAAACTTGTGAGGATAGATCTTCATAGTATTTCTCTTGGAGCATTGATTGTAGCTTTGGGAATGCTAGTGGACAACGCCATCGTTGTTGCTGATGGCCTTCTTGTGCGGATACAAAGCGGTGAGGATAGAATATCTTCTGCCGTGGGTGTTGTGACTCAAACTCAATGGCCTTTGTTGGGAGCTACTTTTATTGCTGTTATAGCTTTTGCTCCTATTGGCCTGTCCCCAGATAGCACAGGGGAGTTTTGCCAAAGCCTTTTTCAGGTGGTGGGAATTTCCTTGATTATAAGTTGGGTCCTTGCCGTTACCGTTACCCCTGTAGCCGGTGTGCGTTTTTTAAAAACTTCAGCAAAAGCAGAGATTCCCTACGATACAAAACTTTATAGGATGTATAGAAGATTTCTCAAGGCGTGTATTCGTAAGAGAAAGGTAACAATATTGGTCATGGTTTGTTTGCTTGGTTCTGCTCTCATAGGCTTTACGTTTGTGGATCAATCTTTTTTCCCAAGCTCCACGAGCCCTCTTTTTACAGTGGAATTTTGGCGTCCTCGAGGTGCTTATATAGAAGAGACCCAGAGAGGGGTAGAAAAAGTTGAAGCTTTTGTTTTGAAACAGCCAGAGACAGTTTCTGTAGCAAGCTACGTGGGACAGGGAGCCCTTCGTTTTATTCTCACCTATACGCCAAGTGATTCTTCTGATAGTTATGGACACTTGATAGTGGAAGCTAAGGGTTTGAAATCAGCAGAGTCTTTACGTCGTAAACTGGAAAATTTCATGAATATAGAAATGCCAGATATCGACCCCAGGATTCGTTCCTTTAGTAAAGGAACAGGGGGAGGTGCAAAAATACAGGCGAGGTTTACAGGGGGCGATCCTCGTGTTTTACGACGTCTAGGAGAAGAAGCTTTTTATATGATGAGGAACGATCCCGATTCGATGAACATCCGGAGCGACTGGGGAGAAAGGGTCAAGGTTATTCGTCCCGTACTTGATGAGGTGCGAACCCGACAAGCTGGTTTAACACGACAAGATGTAGCATTGGCCCTTGAGATGTCCTTTTCGGGTATACAAGCAGGCTTATACAGAGAGAGGGATAAACTCCTCCCTATTATAGCTAGATTGCCTAAAGCGGATAGGGCGAGACTGGGGGCACTTCCAGAAGTAGAAGTGTGGAGCCCCCTTATGAGAAAATATATAGCCTTAACTCAGATTACAAAAAGCATTGATACCATAGCTGAAGACCCCGTTATTTATAGGCGAAATCGTATGAGGACTTTCTCTGTAGAGTGTGATTCCCGTTCTGGGAAAACAGGTCTTTTATTTGCTCGTATAAAGCCCGAACTGGAAAATATTTCTCTTCCTTTAGGATATAGCCTCAGTTGGGGAGGCGAGTATGAAAGTTCTCAAAAAGCTCAAGGTGGACTTATGAGGATGATTCCTATTGCTTTTTTAGCCATGGTCGCTATATTAATTGTTCTTTTTAATGGGTTTAAACAACCCATTATGATCCTTCTTTGTCTCCCCTTGTCCATTATTGGTGTAACGGCGGGATTACTTCTTTTTCATAAATCTTTTGACTTTATGGCTCTCCTGGGATTCTTAAGCCTTGCTGGCATGCTCATAAAAAATGCCATTGTGCTTATTGATCAGATCGATCTCGAAATACGGGAAGGAAAAGAGGGCTTTTTAGCTATAGTGGATTCAGCTATGAGTCGTGCACGCCCTGTTCTTATGGCAGCTATGACCACGGTTTTAGGTATGATCCCTCTCTATTTTGATATTCTCTTTTCTGCTCTGGCAGTTACTATTATGTTTGGCTTGGCTTTTGCCACGGCTTTGACGTTAATTATCGTACCAGTTCTTTACTCTGTTTTTTTAAAAATCCCTGTTTTTAAAGACGAAAATGTTAGGTAG
- a CDS encoding FprA family A-type flavoprotein: MMAPLEIKSGVFWVGVLDWTLRDFHGYSTEKGSTYNAYVVKGSEKNVLFDTVKTTHYDEFVQRLREVIDPEKINYIVVSHAEMDHSGSLPMVVDLVKPEKIFLSKPCKEALEEHFGEQVRQWPLQIVGTGDEVYLGGKTISFLEARMLHWPDSMFSYIKEDRLLISNDGFGQHYSSSERFDDEADWGELMHQTAKYYANILLPYSPIMIKKLDEIAAMNIEIDMIAPDHGVIWRKHVPEVVSAYRRWAEGMCQDKAVVAYDTMWHSTETMARHVAEGLMSRGVSTEVMDLRVSHHSDVITEMLEARGIALGSPTLNTGYLPRMADLVCYVKGLRPIKKVGAAFGSYGWGCESVKLLNQELEAMKVKIVHPGVKIRYVPREGELQPCFEMGIAIAGAIYEANTKQK, encoded by the coding sequence ATGATGGCTCCATTAGAAATTAAATCTGGAGTGTTTTGGGTAGGGGTGCTCGACTGGACGCTCCGGGATTTTCATGGTTATTCTACGGAGAAAGGATCCACGTATAATGCCTATGTTGTTAAAGGGAGCGAAAAAAACGTTCTTTTCGATACGGTCAAGACAACCCATTATGACGAATTTGTACAGCGACTTCGTGAAGTTATAGATCCTGAAAAAATTAATTACATTGTAGTGAGCCATGCGGAGATGGATCATTCGGGGAGTCTTCCTATGGTTGTGGATCTCGTAAAGCCAGAGAAAATTTTTCTTTCAAAACCCTGTAAGGAAGCTTTAGAAGAGCATTTTGGAGAGCAAGTGCGCCAATGGCCCCTGCAGATTGTCGGAACAGGAGACGAGGTTTATTTAGGTGGGAAAACAATCTCTTTCTTAGAGGCACGGATGCTTCATTGGCCTGATAGCATGTTCTCTTACATAAAAGAAGATAGGCTTTTGATCTCTAATGACGGTTTTGGGCAGCACTATTCGTCGAGTGAGCGATTTGATGATGAAGCTGATTGGGGCGAACTGATGCATCAGACGGCGAAATATTACGCTAATATATTATTACCGTACTCGCCTATTATGATCAAAAAACTTGATGAAATAGCTGCTATGAATATAGAAATTGATATGATTGCACCAGATCATGGCGTTATCTGGAGAAAACATGTTCCGGAGGTAGTATCCGCATATCGACGATGGGCTGAAGGAATGTGCCAAGATAAGGCGGTAGTAGCTTATGACACTATGTGGCATAGTACGGAGACCATGGCGCGCCATGTTGCGGAAGGGCTTATGAGCCGGGGAGTATCGACAGAAGTTATGGATCTTCGAGTGAGTCATCATAGTGATGTCATAACTGAAATGTTGGAGGCAAGAGGAATAGCTTTAGGATCTCCCACCCTTAATACGGGATATTTACCTCGCATGGCAGATCTTGTCTGCTATGTGAAGGGACTTCGTCCTATAAAGAAGGTTGGGGCGGCTTTTGGTTCCTACGGTTGGGGCTGCGAATCGGTTAAGCTTTTAAATCAAGAACTGGAAGCTATGAAAGTTAAAATTGTCCATCCTGGCGTAAAGATTAGGTATGTTCCCAGGGAAGGGGAGCTACAGCCATGTTTCGAGATGGGAATAGCTATTGCTGGCGCTATATATGAAGCCAATACAAAGCAAAAGTAA
- a CDS encoding ferritin codes for MISKKMQDAVNDQINAELYSSYLYLSMAAYFEEKNLRGMATWMTIQALEEKGHAMKFYNYIVERGGRVKLQAIAEPPFEWNSCLDVFKAALDHERYVTRRINDLTELAMEEKDHASQIFLQWFVTEQVEEEANAEEIINKLEFLSESKHGVYMLDKELGARVYPAEEE; via the coding sequence ATGATATCGAAAAAAATGCAAGATGCTGTGAATGATCAGATCAATGCCGAGCTGTACTCTTCTTATCTTTATCTATCTATGGCAGCATATTTTGAGGAGAAAAATTTAAGGGGTATGGCTACGTGGATGACGATTCAGGCGTTAGAGGAAAAGGGTCATGCAATGAAGTTTTATAACTATATAGTAGAGCGCGGCGGGAGAGTAAAGCTACAGGCCATAGCGGAGCCTCCTTTTGAGTGGAACTCATGCCTTGATGTTTTTAAGGCGGCTTTGGATCACGAGCGTTACGTAACTCGTCGTATTAATGACCTTACAGAGCTGGCTATGGAAGAAAAAGATCACGCAAGCCAGATCTTCCTTCAGTGGTTCGTTACAGAACAGGTAGAGGAGGAGGCAAACGCGGAAGAAATTATTAACAAACTTGAGTTCCTCTCTGAATCGAAGCACGGTGTCTATATGCTCGACAAAGAACTTGGGGCCAGAGTGTATCCTGCTGAGGAAGAGTAA
- a CDS encoding uracil-xanthine permease family protein, protein MAIKNIVFGVDDKPPFPIMVLAGFQHVLTLFGATTLVPLIFGPAMGMTTVEIGFFISCVYLAMGIATLIQTHPKIGSGLPIVQGSSFSFIPPIMTIIAAYGASGPSVVMQHVSGALILGGIILSIIGYSRIVGVIRKLISPVVIGPTIMAIGFSMAPVAIQANASKYWPISLIVVVGVFFFSLVSRNKYFNIFAVLASISIAYLVALGGTLIGFFPSGHAAYIDLSSVVQAPWFRFTGIMPWGAPKFDIISFGAIIAGFFAVMIESIGDYHSCSYVAGLPDPTPSMINRGIGAEGLNCAIAGTLGAVATTSYTENIGLIGLTGVASRWVVRTGAILLILMSFVGKIGALIATIPSPVIGGAYIALFGIIGTLGIQVLLRADMSSQRNVLIVGFAFLMALGLPGWVEGAKDSFFSIGIIGQVLWAILKTPMAVAGICAAFWDNIIPGTLKERGLSAQ, encoded by the coding sequence ATGGCAATTAAAAACATAGTTTTTGGAGTGGACGACAAGCCGCCCTTTCCTATTATGGTTTTAGCTGGTTTTCAACATGTTTTAACTTTATTTGGAGCTACAACTCTTGTCCCCTTGATTTTTGGTCCAGCAATGGGGATGACTACAGTAGAAATTGGCTTTTTTATATCTTGTGTTTATCTGGCAATGGGTATAGCAACGTTAATTCAGACTCACCCTAAAATTGGATCCGGACTACCTATTGTTCAGGGATCTAGTTTCAGCTTTATTCCTCCTATAATGACGATTATCGCAGCTTACGGGGCTTCGGGGCCTTCTGTCGTAATGCAGCATGTAAGCGGAGCTTTAATTTTAGGAGGCATTATCCTTTCTATTATAGGGTATAGCCGGATTGTTGGTGTTATACGAAAGCTTATATCTCCAGTAGTTATCGGGCCTACTATTATGGCAATAGGTTTTTCCATGGCACCAGTAGCTATCCAGGCAAATGCTTCGAAATACTGGCCTATATCTCTCATTGTAGTTGTGGGAGTCTTTTTCTTCAGCTTAGTAAGTCGAAATAAATACTTCAATATTTTTGCTGTATTGGCTTCTATTTCCATTGCGTATCTCGTAGCCCTTGGTGGAACCCTCATAGGCTTTTTTCCCAGTGGACATGCAGCGTATATTGACCTCTCCAGCGTAGTGCAAGCGCCATGGTTCCGTTTTACAGGCATTATGCCTTGGGGTGCTCCAAAATTTGACATTATTTCTTTCGGAGCGATTATCGCAGGCTTTTTTGCGGTAATGATCGAATCTATAGGTGACTATCACTCCTGTTCTTATGTTGCTGGCCTCCCAGATCCTACACCCTCCATGATTAATAGGGGAATAGGTGCTGAAGGTTTGAACTGTGCGATTGCTGGGACTCTCGGTGCGGTTGCTACAACATCATATACAGAAAATATTGGTCTTATCGGATTAACGGGAGTTGCCTCTCGCTGGGTTGTACGTACAGGAGCGATTCTCCTTATACTTATGAGTTTTGTGGGGAAAATAGGGGCGCTCATTGCTACGATCCCTAGCCCTGTTATTGGCGGAGCGTACATAGCCCTTTTTGGTATTATTGGGACATTAGGGATACAAGTGTTGCTGCGAGCGGATATGTCGAGCCAACGAAACGTTTTGATAGTAGGTTTCGCTTTTCTAATGGCCCTTGGGCTTCCTGGATGGGTAGAAGGTGCGAAAGATTCTTTCTTTTCCATTGGGATTATCGGACAAGTTTTATGGGCTATCCTTAAAACACCCATGGCTGTCGCAGGTATTTGTGCGGCATTTTGGGATAACATTATCCCAGGAACACTAAAAGAGCGGGGACTTTCAGCGCAGTAG
- a CDS encoding flavin reductase family protein, with amino-acid sequence MAESIDPRALFTVSYGVYILSTEWEEKKNGQIINAFMQLTGDPICVAACLHKDNYTTELLEKSRRFSLSVLEDATPLKFIGVFGFRCGRDFDKFNACSYTISESGLPVVTDYALASIEGEVLSVTDIFTHKLFIAQVRAATVLKEGKPLLYSDYHTIKKGKSPERAPSAVFNVIK; translated from the coding sequence ATGGCTGAAAGTATAGATCCGAGGGCGCTGTTTACGGTAAGCTACGGTGTGTATATTTTGAGCACAGAGTGGGAAGAGAAAAAGAACGGACAGATTATCAACGCTTTTATGCAACTGACAGGAGATCCAATTTGTGTTGCGGCATGTCTTCATAAAGACAATTACACTACGGAGTTGTTAGAGAAAAGTCGGCGTTTTTCCCTTTCAGTGCTGGAAGATGCTACTCCCCTTAAATTTATTGGAGTTTTTGGATTCCGTTGCGGCAGAGATTTTGATAAATTTAATGCCTGTTCATACACAATCAGTGAATCTGGACTCCCTGTTGTTACAGATTATGCTTTGGCCTCCATAGAAGGGGAGGTCCTTTCTGTAACAGATATTTTCACGCACAAACTATTTATTGCACAAGTGCGAGCGGCAACAGTGTTGAAAGAGGGGAAACCGCTTTTGTACTCAGATTACCATACTATTAAAAAAGGGAAATCCCCTGAGAGAGCTCCTTCTGCTGTTTTTAACGTTATAAAATAA
- a CDS encoding efflux RND transporter periplasmic adaptor subunit: MRFKRLWGVAAILIVVGGFFLLSNKKEEQKEKVVEKIARPVKYITLSAPDVVLRRVFPGKVLASKTADLSFRVSGPLIELPVKKGEPINKGDLVAQIDPRDFKVQLMNAQSALNNAKAQLSAMRAGARREEISALSSQVASAKAKLAEAEADYKRMERLFKEGVVAQVDLERSQTTYEVAKGEVNAASQELQKARSGARAEDIAAMEATIQGLESQVQAAQSALDDTELKAPFKGIIAARYVDNFQSVQRDQPIVSLQNLEEVEIVVSIPEQDIMKFRLNTSLGVSSSFEAAPNTQYSLVFKEISTEADPQTQTYAVTFTMPYPKDIVVLPGMTANVEFTGQNGAHEVKGFAVPSIAVVPGEGTTHFLWIINEETMTVHKVEVYIQSYQGDMVIVGGNITVGNCVVTAGVNYLAEGDPVTFLSPNE; this comes from the coding sequence ATGAGATTTAAAAGACTATGGGGCGTGGCTGCCATCCTTATTGTTGTTGGAGGTTTTTTCCTTTTATCGAATAAAAAAGAGGAACAAAAAGAGAAGGTTGTGGAAAAAATCGCTCGTCCTGTAAAATATATAACCCTTTCTGCCCCAGACGTTGTTTTACGACGTGTATTCCCAGGTAAAGTCCTTGCCTCAAAGACAGCAGATCTCTCTTTTAGAGTGTCAGGTCCTCTTATTGAGTTACCAGTGAAGAAAGGTGAACCTATAAATAAGGGCGATCTTGTTGCCCAAATAGATCCTCGAGATTTCAAAGTTCAATTGATGAATGCGCAGAGCGCCCTGAATAATGCTAAAGCACAGCTGTCTGCTATGAGAGCTGGAGCAAGAAGAGAAGAAATTTCGGCTTTATCTTCTCAAGTTGCTTCGGCGAAAGCCAAATTGGCAGAGGCAGAAGCAGATTATAAAAGGATGGAACGCTTATTTAAGGAAGGAGTTGTGGCTCAAGTAGATTTAGAGCGGTCACAAACAACCTATGAGGTGGCGAAAGGGGAAGTGAATGCTGCTAGCCAGGAACTTCAGAAGGCAAGAAGTGGTGCTAGGGCTGAAGACATTGCGGCGATGGAAGCTACTATACAGGGGTTAGAATCTCAAGTTCAAGCTGCTCAAAGTGCCTTGGATGATACAGAACTTAAAGCTCCTTTTAAAGGGATTATTGCTGCTCGATATGTGGACAATTTTCAAAGCGTGCAAAGGGACCAACCGATCGTAAGTTTACAAAATCTGGAAGAGGTTGAAATAGTGGTCTCTATTCCAGAACAGGATATTATGAAATTTCGTTTAAATACTTCTTTAGGAGTATCTTCGTCTTTTGAGGCAGCACCCAACACGCAATACTCTCTTGTCTTTAAGGAGATATCTACAGAAGCCGACCCACAAACTCAGACGTATGCTGTAACATTCACGATGCCTTACCCGAAGGACATAGTTGTTTTGCCAGGTATGACTGCGAATGTTGAATTTACTGGGCAAAACGGGGCCCATGAGGTTAAAGGATTTGCAGTCCCTTCTATAGCCGTTGTTCCAGGAGAGGGAACAACGCATTTCCTTTGGATTATCAATGAAGAAACCATGACGGTTCATAAGGTGGAAGTATATATTCAGTCGTATCAAGGCGATATGGTCATTGTTGGTGGGAATATTACAGTTGGAAATTGTGTCGTTACGGCTGGAGTAAATTATTTAGCCGAAGGGGATCCAGTAACGTTCCTTTCTCCTAACGAGTAG